Below is a window of Halomicrobium mukohataei DSM 12286 DNA.
GCGAGGGCGGCCGAGAGGTAGATGAACCGCCCCCCGTCGCCGTCCAGAACGCGCCGGAGTTGTGCTGTCGACATGTGTGAATCCCACACGAGCGTTTACAACATCTATAAAGAAGGCTTGCGATTTATCATCAAGATACGATCATGAAATAGTAGAGATGACAGTGTAGTACTTCAGTAAAGCGGTTACCGGCTAAAAAGAGATGGTAAGAGATATGTAACGATGGAGCGATGGACTTTCGACGCTCGGCGGCGACGTGTCTCCATGAGCGAGATCGACGTTCCGGAGTCTCACCCTCGATACGAGTCGCTGCTGACCCGCCACCGGATCGAGGACGGGGTCGAGACGGGCATCACCTCGAAACAGGGACTCATCGCACAGGGCCGCGGCGAGGCGTTCGACTATCTGCTCGGCGAGCGGACGACCGACACCGCCGCCGCCGCCGAGCGGGCCGCCGCGGCCCACCTCCTGCAGGCCGACCACGCCGTGCTCTCGATCAACGGCAACGTCGCCGCGCTGGTTCCCGGAGAGATGGTCACGCTGGCCGAAGCGACCGGTGCCGACCTGGAAGTGAACCTCTTCAACCGGACGGCGGCGCGGATGGAGCGGATCGCCGACCACCTGCGCGAACACGGGGCCGAGGACGTGCTCGGACTCACCGCCGACGGCCGGATCCCCGGCCTCGACCACGAGCGCGCGAAGGTCGACGCCGACGGCATCGGCGACGCCGACGTGGTGCTGGTCCCGCTGGAGGACGGCGATCGCGCCGAGGCGCTTGCCGACATGGGCAAGACCGAACTCGTCGTCGATCTCAATCCCCTGTCCCGGTCGGCCCAGACC
It encodes the following:
- a CDS encoding 4-phosphopantoate--beta-alanine ligase; the encoded protein is MSEIDVPESHPRYESLLTRHRIEDGVETGITSKQGLIAQGRGEAFDYLLGERTTDTAAAAERAAAAHLLQADHAVLSINGNVAALVPGEMVTLAEATGADLEVNLFNRTAARMERIADHLREHGAEDVLGLTADGRIPGLDHERAKVDADGIGDADVVLVPLEDGDRAEALADMGKTELVVDLNPLSRSAQTAAVPIVDNIIRAVPAMTEHARELAGDEAAQREAIESFDAAEALSAAERAIRDGEL